From Demequina lutea, a single genomic window includes:
- a CDS encoding serine/threonine-protein kinase → MQLQGGTTLGGRYVLRSLLAVGGMGEVWRGVDSELDRPVAIKVLKEEAQNNETFLKRFNNEARNAAGLMHPNIAQVYDYGDQAGTAYLVMELVEGEPLSTVLEREITVDEHRLVRIMIGTCRGLHAAHEAHVIHRDVKPGNLLIEGEDHVKITDFGVSRGKDQTTLTATGMVMGTAQYLAPELALGKPATPASDLYALGIIAYEAVVGKRPFTASSPVDIAIAQVNDTVPALPTTVSPPLAALIMDLLEKNPRRRPSTAAELERILTDMRLPTKVERALREKGAPEAIRPRRTGHAPQRAMPPSIAPKRYRPRPDAPPRRYV, encoded by the coding sequence ATGCAGCTCCAGGGGGGGACCACGCTCGGTGGCCGCTACGTGCTGCGCTCGTTGCTCGCCGTGGGCGGCATGGGCGAGGTGTGGCGCGGCGTCGACAGCGAGCTTGACAGGCCCGTGGCGATCAAGGTGCTCAAGGAAGAAGCACAGAACAACGAGACGTTCCTCAAGCGGTTCAACAACGAGGCCCGCAACGCGGCGGGACTCATGCACCCGAACATCGCGCAGGTCTACGACTACGGCGACCAGGCCGGCACGGCTTACCTGGTCATGGAGCTTGTCGAGGGCGAGCCGCTGTCAACAGTGCTTGAACGCGAGATCACCGTCGATGAACACCGGCTTGTCCGCATCATGATCGGCACCTGCAGGGGGCTTCATGCGGCTCACGAGGCCCACGTGATCCATCGCGACGTCAAACCTGGGAATCTCCTCATTGAGGGCGAGGACCACGTCAAGATCACCGACTTTGGCGTCTCTCGAGGCAAGGACCAGACGACGCTCACGGCAACGGGAATGGTCATGGGAACCGCCCAGTACCTTGCGCCCGAGCTCGCGTTGGGCAAGCCAGCCACCCCGGCTTCGGACCTGTATGCGCTCGGGATCATTGCCTACGAGGCCGTCGTCGGCAAGCGCCCCTTCACCGCATCGTCGCCCGTCGACATCGCGATCGCGCAAGTGAACGACACCGTTCCCGCGCTGCCGACCACAGTGTCCCCTCCGCTCGCGGCGCTGATCATGGATCTGCTCGAGAAGAACCCGCGAAGACGGCCATCGACCGCCGCCGAATTGGAACGCATCCTCACCGACATGCGTCTACCCACCAAGGTAGAGCGAGCGCTGCGAGAGAAGGGTGCACCCGAGGCGATTCGTCCCCGGCGAACGGGCCATGCACCTCAAAGAGCGATGCCTCCTTCGATCGCTCCAAAACGTTATAGACCCCGTCCCGACGCGCCACCGAGGCGATATGTCTAG
- a CDS encoding peptidoglycan D,D-transpeptidase FtsI family protein, with the protein MNEPIRRLSAVVLLLFFTLMAAGSWVQFVKAKQLGDDPRNVRTLYKQFGSFRGPIIVDGQAIVSSVPIDDPFNYQRTYTDGPLYAAITGYYSIGPGRSGLEASENSLLDGSADALFWTRLGELVAGTQQQGASVELTINAAAQKAAFDALGNRRGAVVAINPRTGAILAMVSTPSYDPATLAVHSSADANRVYQSLLSDQTNPLINRAIGGDTYPPGSTFKLVVAAAALQAGYSPDTLIDAPQELSLPLTTATLKNYGGESCGPTGKITLLEALRISCNTAFAKLAMDLGWPAIESMAANFGWGSGLNIPLGVTPSRLPVSPNQPEVAQSAIGQFDVRATPLQMAMVAAAIANHGVLMKPYLVNKVRDPDLRVIEQTTPEKLSTPMSPDAAAALTVMMQAVVKNGTGTRAQIDGVSVAGKTGTAETGLHTPPHTWFVAFAPAENPTVAVAVLVENGGDIGSEATGGAVAAPIAKAVIEAVLANAAGGN; encoded by the coding sequence ATGAACGAACCGATCAGGCGCCTCTCCGCGGTGGTGCTGCTCCTCTTCTTCACGCTCATGGCTGCGGGATCTTGGGTCCAATTCGTCAAGGCAAAACAGTTGGGCGACGACCCGCGGAACGTCCGCACGCTCTACAAGCAGTTCGGGTCCTTCCGCGGACCCATCATCGTTGACGGCCAGGCAATCGTGAGTTCTGTGCCCATTGATGACCCGTTCAACTATCAGCGGACCTACACGGACGGCCCGCTTTACGCGGCGATCACCGGCTACTACTCGATCGGCCCCGGTCGCTCCGGGCTTGAGGCGTCCGAGAACTCGCTTCTCGACGGATCCGCCGATGCGCTGTTCTGGACTCGACTCGGCGAACTCGTCGCGGGCACCCAACAACAAGGCGCGTCCGTGGAGCTCACGATCAACGCGGCCGCCCAAAAAGCGGCGTTCGACGCGCTCGGAAATAGGCGCGGAGCGGTCGTGGCCATCAATCCGCGCACCGGCGCGATCCTCGCGATGGTGTCGACCCCGTCATACGACCCCGCGACGTTAGCGGTCCACTCGTCGGCTGACGCGAACCGCGTCTACCAATCGCTGTTGAGCGACCAGACCAATCCTCTGATCAACAGGGCGATCGGGGGAGACACCTACCCGCCGGGGTCCACCTTCAAGCTCGTGGTGGCTGCGGCGGCTCTCCAAGCTGGCTACAGCCCGGACACCCTGATCGACGCGCCTCAGGAACTGTCGCTTCCGCTCACGACGGCCACCCTCAAGAATTACGGCGGCGAGAGTTGCGGGCCCACCGGCAAAATCACCCTGCTTGAGGCGCTCCGGATCTCGTGCAACACTGCATTTGCCAAGCTCGCGATGGACCTGGGCTGGCCGGCGATCGAGAGCATGGCCGCCAACTTTGGTTGGGGCTCCGGGCTGAACATTCCGCTCGGGGTCACTCCGTCGCGTCTGCCGGTGTCCCCCAACCAGCCCGAGGTCGCCCAATCGGCGATCGGCCAGTTCGATGTGAGGGCAACGCCGCTGCAAATGGCCATGGTCGCCGCCGCAATCGCCAACCATGGCGTGCTCATGAAGCCCTACCTCGTGAACAAGGTGCGCGATCCCGACCTGCGCGTGATTGAGCAGACGACGCCCGAAAAGCTGTCGACTCCCATGAGCCCGGACGCGGCTGCGGCGCTCACCGTCATGATGCAGGCGGTCGTCAAGAACGGCACCGGTACCCGAGCCCAGATTGATGGGGTCTCCGTCGCGGGGAAGACCGGCACCGCCGAAACGGGCCTCCACACGCCGCCTCACACGTGGTTCGTCGCCTTCGCGCCCGCGGAGAATCCCACGGTCGCGGTCGCCGTGTTGGTTGAGAACGGCGGCGACATCGGGAGCGAAGCGACCGGTGGCGCGGTCGCCGCGCCGATAGCCAAGGCCGTCATCGAGGCGGTCCTCGCCAACGCGGCGGGTGGCAACTAA
- a CDS encoding FtsW/RodA/SpoVE family cell cycle protein → MATVLAVSVRVGRRSEAVLLVFACAIALGARAFVDANAGGGIGASLGIYSIAVIALAVAAHTVVRLRAPAADPILLPAAFALTGLGLAIIRRIDFAYAARGRVTHFADAQEVWAVVGILGAMLVIGLLKDHRLLRRYTYTAGVLGLVALMLPLVPGVGREVNGARIWISLFGRSLQPGEFAKIAFVIFFAGYLVSNRDTLALAGPKVLGIRLPRPRDLGPLLIVWAAALLVQVAQRDLGASLLFYGLFVAMLYVATQRISWVIVGLALFAAGAVAAGTIFAHVAARYDAWLHALNPSVYNSGKSYQLVQGLFGMASGGLFGTGLGNGSPGLVPFAESDFIVPSLAEELGLTGLMAVLALYLVMVQRALRTAIGVRDGFGKLIAVGLGFSMALQIFVVVGGVTRVIPLTGLTTPFLAYGGSSMIANWIAIALLLRISDLARASATDVPLRGASAPADTARTALASAPGVEENTVEENNVEEGTVPVPDGATDAVAERKAAR, encoded by the coding sequence GTGGCAACGGTCCTTGCGGTCTCGGTCCGCGTCGGAAGGCGCTCCGAGGCGGTGCTTCTGGTATTCGCGTGCGCGATCGCCCTCGGGGCACGCGCGTTCGTGGACGCCAACGCGGGCGGGGGCATCGGCGCCTCGCTCGGCATCTACTCGATTGCCGTGATTGCCCTCGCCGTTGCGGCACACACGGTGGTGCGACTGCGCGCGCCCGCAGCGGACCCCATCCTCTTGCCCGCGGCCTTCGCGCTGACTGGCCTTGGCCTCGCAATCATCCGCCGTATCGACTTCGCGTACGCCGCACGCGGCAGGGTCACGCACTTCGCCGACGCCCAGGAGGTCTGGGCCGTCGTGGGGATTCTGGGCGCGATGCTCGTCATCGGCCTGCTGAAGGACCACCGTCTGCTGCGCCGCTACACCTACACGGCGGGCGTGCTTGGCCTCGTTGCTCTCATGCTTCCCCTTGTTCCTGGCGTGGGTCGCGAGGTCAACGGTGCGCGCATCTGGATCTCGCTGTTCGGACGGTCGCTCCAGCCTGGCGAATTTGCCAAGATCGCGTTCGTCATCTTCTTCGCCGGCTACCTGGTTTCCAACCGCGACACCCTCGCACTCGCCGGACCCAAGGTGCTCGGCATCCGCCTGCCTCGACCCCGCGACCTCGGGCCGCTACTGATCGTGTGGGCGGCGGCCCTGCTCGTGCAGGTGGCGCAGAGGGACCTGGGCGCTTCCTTGCTGTTCTATGGCCTGTTCGTGGCAATGCTGTACGTCGCCACCCAGCGCATCTCGTGGGTCATCGTCGGCCTCGCGCTCTTCGCCGCCGGGGCGGTCGCCGCAGGGACGATCTTTGCGCACGTCGCGGCGCGCTACGACGCGTGGCTGCACGCTCTCAACCCATCCGTGTATAACTCCGGGAAGTCGTATCAATTGGTGCAGGGACTCTTTGGCATGGCCTCGGGAGGCCTGTTCGGCACCGGTCTCGGCAATGGCTCACCTGGCCTGGTGCCCTTCGCGGAGTCCGATTTCATCGTGCCGTCACTTGCGGAAGAACTGGGCCTGACGGGACTCATGGCGGTACTCGCCCTCTACCTCGTCATGGTGCAGCGCGCGCTCCGCACCGCCATTGGGGTGCGCGACGGCTTCGGCAAGCTCATTGCCGTTGGCCTGGGTTTTTCGATGGCGCTCCAGATCTTCGTCGTTGTCGGCGGCGTGACGCGCGTGATCCCCCTCACCGGCCTCACCACACCATTTCTCGCCTATGGCGGCTCGTCGATGATCGCCAACTGGATCGCGATCGCCCTGCTCTTGCGCATTTCGGATCTCGCGAGGGCGTCGGCCACGGACGTGCCCCTGCGCGGTGCGTCTGCCCCTGCGGACACCGCAAGGACCGCGCTCGCCTCCGCGCCCGGCGTTGAGGAAAACACGGTTGAGGAAAACAACGTCGAGGAGGGCACCGTCCCGGTTCCCGACGGTGCCACCGACGCTGTGGCCGAGCGGAAGGCTGCGCGATGA
- a CDS encoding PP2C family protein-serine/threonine phosphatase yields MFLTLRFAARSDVGLVRADNQDSGFAGPHLIAVADGMGGAAGGDIASSIAMGHLAALEGEGLGQDESLDRLKEAIADAHADIVERAHNDPELSGLGTTVTAILRSGSSLAMAHIGDSRGYLLRDGVLDQVTSDHTFVQHLVDTGRLSQADAENHPKRNLVLRVLGDIDADVPVDISVREARVDDRWMLCSDGLSGVVSRATMLTTLSEVEDPGDCADALVALALAAGAPDNVTCIIGDVVDIDNPQGAKAKAAPNEIVGSAARDRKRPTQGSESSAGRAAKLSSAPADDDEEEERTGRWSRIKPWLLPVAALLVVVAALWGGYAWTQTQYYVGSDTQHVVIYKGIPQTLGPISLHSVAEVTDLSVSKITGSYDQARLDSGLRTDSLAAARKIVAQLTVDYP; encoded by the coding sequence ATGTTTTTGACCCTGCGCTTCGCCGCGCGATCCGACGTCGGGTTGGTGCGAGCCGACAATCAGGACTCCGGCTTCGCGGGTCCGCACCTCATCGCCGTCGCCGATGGCATGGGCGGGGCTGCCGGCGGCGACATCGCGTCGTCGATCGCCATGGGGCACCTCGCCGCGCTCGAGGGCGAGGGACTCGGCCAGGATGAGTCCCTCGATCGCCTCAAGGAGGCAATCGCCGACGCACACGCGGACATCGTCGAGCGGGCGCACAACGACCCCGAACTCTCCGGGCTCGGCACCACGGTCACGGCGATTCTGCGTTCGGGATCGTCCCTGGCAATGGCCCATATCGGCGATTCGCGCGGTTACCTCTTGCGCGACGGCGTTCTCGATCAGGTCACGTCCGACCACACGTTCGTCCAGCACTTGGTCGACACGGGGCGGCTCTCACAGGCCGACGCGGAAAACCACCCCAAGCGCAACCTTGTTCTCCGCGTCCTCGGCGACATCGACGCCGACGTTCCCGTGGACATCTCCGTGCGCGAGGCGCGCGTTGACGACCGCTGGATGCTCTGCTCCGACGGGCTGTCAGGGGTCGTCTCCCGCGCCACGATGCTCACCACCCTGAGCGAAGTGGAAGATCCAGGCGATTGCGCCGATGCCTTGGTCGCGTTGGCTCTTGCGGCGGGCGCACCCGACAACGTGACCTGCATCATCGGCGACGTGGTCGACATCGACAACCCTCAAGGCGCCAAGGCCAAGGCCGCCCCCAACGAGATCGTCGGATCGGCCGCGCGCGACCGCAAGCGTCCCACGCAGGGCTCCGAGTCGTCGGCTGGGCGGGCGGCCAAGCTGTCGTCGGCACCCGCGGACGACGACGAGGAGGAAGAACGAACCGGTCGCTGGTCAAGGATCAAGCCGTGGCTGCTTCCCGTCGCCGCACTCCTTGTGGTCGTAGCGGCGCTCTGGGGCGGCTATGCCTGGACCCAGACTCAGTACTACGTGGGCTCGGACACCCAACATGTCGTCATCTACAAGGGCATCCCGCAAACCCTGGGGCCCATCTCGCTGCACTCGGTTGCCGAGGTGACCGACCTATCCGTGTCCAAAATCACAGGATCATACGACCAGGCGCGCCTCGATTCGGGGCTGCGCACCGACAGTCTCGCGGCGGCCCGCAAGATCGTTGCCCAGTTGACAGTTGACTACCCGTGA
- a CDS encoding FHA domain-containing protein FhaB/FipA, giving the protein MSQLSITLLRLGYLVLLWGMVLVAIGVLRSDLYGTRVTSRGRGLRRKPHPDARSQKSAAPARASVGVRPGSVSTRSPAVAHLAIISGSLKGTTVPLGETSILIGRASTCTIVIEDDFLSARHCRIFPENGQWFVEDLGSTNGTFLGNQRIDDPVPFGIGERVRIGSTTLELRS; this is encoded by the coding sequence ATGAGCCAGCTCTCCATCACCCTGCTGCGGCTCGGATACCTCGTCCTCCTGTGGGGAATGGTGCTCGTCGCGATCGGTGTGCTGAGGTCGGACCTCTACGGCACTCGAGTCACATCCCGCGGTCGTGGCCTGCGCCGCAAGCCGCACCCCGACGCCAGATCACAAAAGTCGGCGGCGCCCGCCCGCGCCTCGGTGGGCGTGCGACCCGGATCGGTCTCGACGCGAAGCCCCGCGGTCGCACACCTCGCGATCATCTCGGGCTCCCTCAAGGGCACCACCGTGCCGCTGGGTGAGACGTCGATCCTCATCGGCCGCGCCTCCACCTGCACGATCGTGATCGAGGACGACTTCCTGTCGGCGAGGCACTGCCGGATCTTTCCCGAAAACGGCCAATGGTTCGTCGAGGACCTTGGCTCCACGAACGGCACATTCCTCGGCAACCAACGGATCGACGACCCGGTGCCCTTCGGCATCGGCGAGCGCGTTCGCATCGGCTCCACCACGCTCGAATTGAGGTCGTGA
- a CDS encoding FhaA domain-containing protein, which produces MGVLDRFEKGVENVMQSAFAKTFRSGVKPVELSSALKRECDARAAVVDRQRTVVPNEYVLVLSPLDIENVQAWGDDALAREFEDALHDHADRQRYSFVGPVAVRFEEDESLATGRYSVQSRSTRGPAAPAGNGNGQSRYPLLDIDGKRYHLTGTTTTVGRGTEADLTVDDTGVSRLHVRFERSEYGTILTDLGSTNGTFVEDQRIREVTLVDGNAITIGRTTILYWDGLPAAEDA; this is translated from the coding sequence ATGGGAGTCCTCGATCGTTTTGAGAAGGGCGTCGAGAACGTGATGCAGTCCGCGTTCGCCAAGACGTTCCGCTCCGGAGTCAAGCCCGTGGAGTTGTCGAGCGCGCTCAAGCGCGAATGCGACGCGAGGGCGGCCGTGGTGGACCGCCAACGCACCGTGGTGCCCAATGAATACGTGCTCGTGCTGAGCCCCCTGGACATCGAAAACGTGCAGGCGTGGGGCGACGATGCCCTTGCCAGGGAGTTCGAGGACGCGCTCCACGATCACGCCGACAGGCAGCGATACAGCTTTGTGGGCCCCGTCGCCGTGCGCTTCGAGGAGGACGAATCGCTCGCGACCGGTCGCTACTCGGTGCAGTCCCGTTCGACGAGGGGGCCCGCGGCTCCCGCAGGCAACGGCAACGGCCAGTCGCGCTACCCGCTGCTCGACATCGACGGCAAGCGGTACCACCTCACCGGAACCACGACGACGGTGGGTCGCGGCACCGAGGCCGACCTCACGGTCGACGACACGGGCGTGAGTCGCCTGCACGTGCGCTTCGAACGGAGCGAGTACGGCACGATCCTCACCGACCTAGGGTCGACGAACGGCACCTTCGTCGAGGACCAACGAATCCGCGAGGTCACGTTGGTCGACGGGAACGCCATCACCATCGGCCGCACCACCATCCTCTACTGGGACGGCTTGCCCGCGGCAGAGGACGCTTAA
- a CDS encoding ABC transporter substrate-binding protein — MNVITRWTALGGAAAVLVGLTGCAGTASASTSVAAKAAVEPLVLYAAEGFDSVAAKAFTAKTGIPVKLVDDSTGPLLTKIQAEKNNPQWSLLWVDGDTAFAALDQQGMLAPYAAKGDFNDVGKAIIPSDNSYTPTGTTVMSALIYNAAKVTTVPATYDDLLGSAYAGKVGMNDPAQSGPTYPFVAGLMNQLGGQTGGVAAGEAYLTKLKANGLQVFPTNGDTLHAIETGQIDFGLIQSSAAIGEALKVKPTADFEPKIAYLPKSTLLPSVIGIDKGASPVQQAEAKKFIDYVVSPEGQAVMLTGDPTGDSLFWPVVTGTKSLPGLPAFPTAYQSIDPAFWGPLQSQVVTWFESNIK; from the coding sequence ATGAATGTCATCACCCGCTGGACGGCTCTGGGCGGCGCCGCCGCTGTTCTTGTCGGATTGACCGGCTGTGCCGGGACCGCGTCGGCATCGACCTCCGTGGCGGCGAAGGCCGCGGTTGAACCCCTTGTCCTGTACGCAGCCGAAGGCTTCGACTCCGTTGCGGCGAAGGCGTTCACGGCCAAGACGGGGATTCCCGTGAAGCTCGTCGACGACAGCACGGGGCCGCTTCTGACCAAGATCCAGGCGGAGAAGAACAACCCGCAGTGGTCGTTGCTCTGGGTGGATGGCGACACCGCGTTCGCTGCGCTCGACCAGCAGGGCATGTTGGCCCCGTATGCCGCAAAGGGTGACTTCAACGATGTCGGCAAGGCCATCATCCCTAGCGACAACAGCTACACGCCGACCGGAACTACCGTCATGTCCGCCCTGATCTACAACGCGGCGAAGGTCACGACCGTGCCGGCGACCTACGACGACCTGCTCGGCTCCGCCTACGCCGGAAAGGTCGGCATGAACGACCCGGCCCAGTCGGGGCCGACCTACCCCTTCGTCGCCGGGCTCATGAACCAACTCGGCGGCCAGACCGGCGGGGTTGCCGCGGGTGAGGCCTACCTGACGAAGCTGAAGGCGAACGGCCTGCAGGTGTTCCCGACGAACGGCGACACGCTGCACGCCATCGAGACCGGCCAGATCGACTTCGGGCTGATCCAGAGCTCGGCTGCGATCGGCGAGGCGCTGAAGGTCAAGCCGACCGCCGACTTCGAACCCAAGATCGCCTACCTGCCGAAGTCCACGCTGCTCCCCAGCGTGATCGGCATCGACAAGGGTGCGTCGCCGGTTCAGCAGGCGGAGGCAAAGAAGTTCATCGACTACGTGGTCTCGCCGGAGGGACAGGCCGTCATGCTCACGGGAGACCCGACGGGGGACTCGCTCTTCTGGCCCGTCGTCACCGGCACGAAGTCGCTTCCCGGACTCCCCGCATTCCCGACCGCATACCAGTCGATCGACCCGGCGTTCTGGGGCCCGCTCCAGAGCCAGGTCGTCACCTGGTTCGAATCGAACATCAAGTAA